One genomic window of Chitinophagaceae bacterium includes the following:
- a CDS encoding c-type cytochrome, with protein sequence MKATATLKILSVLLLICTILILNSTGQVRSDEPPKPQNLKVLPKDISHDELIKTMRNFSTALGVKCIECHVGTPTADGKMDFDFASDTKPEKTTAREMMRMVTAINSKYIGKMKDDKLERITCVTCHRGSTKPMVNVDSLPGHSQH encoded by the coding sequence ATGAAAGCCACCGCTACGTTAAAAATTTTATCTGTACTGCTGTTGATCTGCACTATTTTAATCCTTAATTCCACGGGGCAGGTGAGAAGTGATGAACCACCTAAACCACAAAACTTAAAAGTCTTACCTAAAGATATTTCTCATGATGAGTTGATTAAAACCATGCGTAATTTCTCCACAGCTTTAGGTGTGAAATGTATCGAATGTCATGTAGGAACGCCCACTGCAGATGGTAAGATGGATTTCGATTTCGCCAGTGACACCAAACCTGAGAAAACAACGGCACGGGAGATGATGAGAATGGTGACGGCTATTAACTCAAAGTATATTGGTAAAATGAAAGATGATAAACTGGAGCGCATCACTTGTGTAACCTGTCATCGTGGAAGCACAAAACCTATGGTGAATGTGGATTCGTTGCCCGGACATTCACAGCATTGA
- the msrB gene encoding peptide-methionine (R)-S-oxide reductase MsrB produces the protein MTVLLFIFCYYDCQNQTASSFSKNKNMHPENPYYSRTDTTILHVADTEWKKVLPDSIFEVARNKATESAFTGKFWNYEGLGIYYCAACGNALFKSDSKFASTCGWPSFFETIREKSVIYQPDHSYGMDRLEVLCGRCGAHLGHLFDDGPPPTGKRFCMNSVVLDFEPEKI, from the coding sequence GTCCTGCTTTTTATCTTTTGCTATTACGATTGTCAAAATCAAACCGCTTCTTCATTTTCAAAAAATAAAAATATGCATCCCGAAAATCCCTATTACTCCAGAACCGATACTACAATACTTCATGTTGCTGACACAGAGTGGAAAAAGGTGTTGCCTGATTCCATTTTCGAGGTAGCACGCAATAAGGCGACGGAATCGGCTTTTACCGGAAAGTTTTGGAATTACGAAGGCTTGGGAATCTACTATTGCGCCGCCTGTGGCAATGCACTTTTTAAGTCTGATTCAAAGTTTGCGAGCACCTGCGGCTGGCCGAGTTTCTTTGAAACCATTCGTGAGAAAAGTGTGATCTATCAACCTGATCATTCTTACGGCATGGACCGGCTGGAAGTATTGTGCGGGCGTTGCGGTGCGCACCTTGGACACCTGTTCGATGATGGGCCACCTCCTACCGGGAAAAGATTTTGTATGAATTCTGTCGTGCTTGATTTTGAACCGGAGAAAATATAA
- a CDS encoding tetratricopeptide repeat protein, translated as MKSEVRNVMTIDLKWMLLTTTFTIACLFHNQLFAQSAIELFNRAGESYKAKQFRESADDYEKLLSQNFKNAEVYYNLGNCYYRMDSIGKSILNYERALKQSPKDEDIIYNLKLAKLKSVDAIQPVPQLALITWWNNFISYNSSKGWSMLALVTIWLCLLVIVFYLFVWRRKILNLFAMLLIVVSFSALSLAIIQHEHEVRADLAVVIVRNTFVKSAPDAGAGDLFLIHEGAAILILDRVGDWNKIRLEDGKVGWMRKEGFEII; from the coding sequence ATGAAATCAGAAGTTAGAAATGTGATGACCATTGATTTGAAATGGATGTTGTTAACAACTACATTCACTATCGCATGCTTATTTCATAATCAATTGTTCGCGCAATCAGCCATTGAACTTTTCAATCGTGCCGGGGAATCTTATAAAGCGAAACAATTTAGGGAGAGCGCAGATGATTATGAAAAATTGCTTTCGCAGAATTTTAAGAATGCAGAAGTGTACTACAACCTCGGCAATTGTTATTACAGAATGGACAGCATTGGTAAATCTATTCTCAATTATGAACGGGCGCTTAAACAATCTCCAAAGGACGAAGACATTATTTATAACCTGAAGCTGGCAAAGTTGAAATCTGTTGATGCAATTCAACCTGTTCCGCAACTTGCCCTCATCACGTGGTGGAACAATTTTATTTCCTATAATAGCTCCAAAGGCTGGAGCATGCTTGCCCTTGTTACAATCTGGCTCTGCCTTTTGGTGATTGTGTTTTATTTATTTGTATGGAGAAGAAAAATCCTGAATTTATTTGCGATGTTGTTGATTGTCGTATCATTTTCCGCTTTGTCATTAGCTATTATTCAGCATGAGCATGAGGTAAGAGCAGACTTGGCTGTAGTGATCGTTCGAAATACATTTGTAAAAAGTGCTCCTGATGCAGGAGCAGGTGATCTTTTCCTGATTCATGAAGGTGCAGCTATTCTGATTCTTGATCGTGTTGGTGACTGGAATAAGATCAGGTTGGAAGACGGTAAAGTAGGCTGGATGAGAAAGGAAGGTTTTGAGATCATTTGA